The following proteins come from a genomic window of Metarhizium brunneum chromosome 2, complete sequence:
- the yenC1 gene encoding Toxin subunit YenC1 gives MGDQVTQTSSTARYTYHNGYYDYTEKIFRGFQMVETYEIDAPRHNAIASATIPLLGTDVAVSAEAYRALAGQPRRKEVFSADPSDPKAAFPYLISQQTYDVVLRQTAPARLVCRVDGREEVTAHYERATVKDEQDQPELSIQDSRVQHRLTLQTDDYGNVLLEAFMEYSKPSSQLPNADDQRKQEETVVSYAEIRYTNAAKTYFQSPLSAKVQKYRVFPATAIGGKDRYAWEMIAQDDTCFLKEAVGIPLNADMDEQLKHTNTKGYRVLLADHRTIYTSTDLLEALPVGVVAEFSIVDRNEYGSAGGRYVELNGEEGKWWTQSSRSIFGDDDPGHRLKTARTAFFIPSSEVDAYGNTSTVELGQYYLLANKTTNAMGSTMSTVSDYAKLASIMTIDANGNRVQTAPDPLGRAVGVAVLGNQGDSTGSSLGGFEGEVDQQTLDAFFTTPYGDTARSLLAKASQRTIYDIDSYRRSGVPSRVAELTGHDHVGKGTDLSPITVRITYLGGGGVGAAGPEVATLRGLASSHAFRPLPPPSDGTVPVTTTLRDPLGRVLGVLYPDQTWSKTRFTPWTKADYDAGNTSNVEDPATDDDVGSYFERLPRYLYYPTWRQKRMADRLSAEDKIAACQGDIYADAPTITHLDALGRTILTETGKGVNTRLARVDYNPRGQVGRLRDALDRTVEKMSYDLLGRQLHTANMDRGRCWLLSATDGLALLSWSDKQARKRSEYDALRRLKSVWRLSSEEHAVGMEVTKMTYGEGRPDDAASNLRGQVYRCRDQAGLLTNRKSDVLGGCTVSTRRYANEYRNSLPVDNVASDLGMTRRQYNVAGRLAALESFKKDGTGAATSSTKSIKYNANGMITDLMYGDEKRSTNTDDEQTQRLVATRTIRTIDNAALQDVSYTYDCRGKVVQTKDTAKIVVNDSDSTQEYHYDCLGRLVQATGRIQVDSQSKHLTSYSFNDDKLAGDSKTIRYTETYAYDKAGNMLTMSNTPNTAGYTGWTRTYTYAEQSCITAWETSNRLTRTEVGKVTEEYKYEGDAGRQGCMTYIPGYSHLSWNDDDRLHSFSTQNVGADSGNIPEMACRARTRIFNICPWGTSADPMSVADGLNLFAYVRNDPINFDDPGGTIKNRKYNRSLSESSSHEQAAGSSGTFSSLRDIPAAVARRLGSSLFDADPPPPVASGFTRLWRATDRARGIVFVRFGDVSAVRTTAIGNFNRPDEAAAYWGPDERLARDIKQNSRQDQIQSTMAEHKLDDRRNS, from the exons ATGGGGGACCAAGTCACGCAAACATCATCCACTGCCCGTTATACATACCACAACGGTTACTACGACTACACAGAAAAGATCTTCCGTGGCTTCCAGATGGTTGAGAC CTACGAGATTGATGCGCCACGGCATAACGCCATAGCCAGCGCTACAATACCCTTGTTGGGGACTGATGTGGCTGTTTCCGCAGAGGCATATCGTGCGTTGGCGGGCCAGCCACGGCGAAAAGAGGTCTTCAGCGCCGATCCCTCGGATCCAAAGGCCGCCTTTCCATACCTCATCTCACAACAGACGTACGACGTGGTCCTCAGAcagacggcgccggcacgTTTAGTGTGTAGGGTGGACGGACGAGAGGAGGTCACGGCGCACTATGAGAGGGCGACGGTGAAGGATGAACAGGACCAACCTGAGCTATCAATCCAAGATTCCCGCGTTCAGCATCGCCTCACACTACAGACGGATGACTATGGCAATGTTCTTCTAGAGGCCTTCATGGAATATAGCAAACCATCCAGTCAGCTGCCCAACGCCGATGACCAACGGAAGCAGGAGGAAACCGTTGTTAGCTACGCCGAGATTAGATATACCAACGCTGCCAAGACTTACTTCCAGAGTCCACTATCTGCCAAGGTCCAGAAATACAGGGTCTTCCCAGCTACTGCTATCGGTGGAAAGGACCGATATGCGTGGGAGATGATTGCGCAGGATGACACATGCTTTCTAAAGGAAGCCGTGGGAATTCCTCTCAACGCTGACATGGATGAGCAGCTCAAACACACAAATACCAAAGGGTATCGTGTCTTATTGGCAGATCATCGCACGATATATACATCAACGGATCTGCTTGAAGCACTACCCGTTGGGGTGGTAGCCGAGTTTTCTATCGTTGACCGAAA CGAATATGGAAGTGCTGGCGGCAGATACGTTGAATTGAACGGCGAGGAAGGCAAATGGTGGACACAGTCATCGCGTTCCATCTTTGGGGATGACGACCCGGGCCACCGCCTCAAGACTGCGCGGACGGCCTTCTTCATCCCCAGCAGTGAGGTGGATGCATATGGCAACACATCAACCGTAGAGTTGGGCCAATACTATCTCTTGGCGAACAAGACTACAAACGCGATGGGCAGCACAATGTCCACTGTTAGCGACTATGCTAAGCTCGCAAGCATTATGACCATAGATGCCAATGGGAACAGAGTCCAGACAGCTCCAGACCCCCTTGGACGGGCTGTAGGTGTTGCCGTTCTGGGGAACCAAGGGGACAGTACTGGGAGCAGCCTGGGTGGATTCGAAGGGGAAGTTGACCAACAAACACTGGATGCCTTTTTCACGACGCCTTACGGAGATACAGCCAGGTCCCTGCTTGCTAAAGCGAGTCAGCGGACGATATATGACATCGACTCTTACCGCCGGAGCGGCGTGCCTTCGCGGGTTGCGGAGCTGACCGGTCACGACCACGTTGGAAAGGGTACGGACCTCTCTCCCATCACTGTGCGGATCACATACCTAGGCGGCGGTGGCGTGG GGGCAGCCGGTCCAGAAGTTGCAACCCTCAGGGGCCTTGCCTCGTCTCATGCCTTCCGACCTCTGCCGCCCCCCAGCGATGGCACTGTCCCCGTCACGACGACGCTGCGAGACCCCCTCGGGAGGGTATTAGGGGTTCTTTACCCTGATCAGACCTGGTCCAAGACTCGATTCACGCCGTGGACCAAGGCTGACTATGATGCCGGCAACACATCCAATGTTGAAGATCCGGCGACAGATGACGATGTTGGCTCCTACTTTGAAAGGCTCCCTCGATATTTATACTATCCGACCTGGCGCCAAAAGCGGATGGCTGATAGGTTAAGCGCGGAGGATAAGATAGCAGCCTGCCAAGGAGATATTTATGCTGATGCTCCTACTATCACGCACTTAGACGCCCTGGGTCGGACCATTCTCACTGAGACTGGCAAGGGAGTCAACACTCGCCTTGCGAGGGTGGATTATAATCCACGCGGGCAGGTAGGCCGTCTAAGAGACGCCCTGGATCGCACAGTGGAGAAAATGTCATATGATCTCCTCGGACGGCAGCTACACACTGCCAACATGGACCGAGGTCGGTGTTGGCTGCTCTCAGCCACCGACGGTCTGGCACTTTTGTCCTGGTCAGATAAGCAGGCCAGGAAAAGGTCGGAGTATGATGCCTTGCGACGGCTGAAGAGTGTCTGGAGACTGTCTTCCGAGGAGCATGCGGTCGGGATGGAGGTGACCAAAATGACTTACGGCGAGGGGCGGCCTGACGACGCTGCGTCCAACCTTCGCGGGCAGGTGTATCGGTGCCGTGACCAGGCTGGACTTCTTACCAATCGCAAATCCGACGTTCTGGGTGGGTGTACTGTGTCCACGCGGCGGTATGCCAACGAGTACCGGAACAG CCTGCCTGTCGATAATGTGGCGTCGGATCTTGGGATGACTAGACGGCAGTACAACGTCGCAGGGCGATTAGCGGCTCTCGAGTCGTTTAAGAAGGACGGCACGGGGGCTGCTACATCGTCGACCAAGAGCATCAAGTACAACGCCAACGGCATGATCACCGACCTTATGTATGGTGATGAGAAGCGGTCGACAAACACAGATGACGAGCAGACACAACGTCTTGTGGCCACAAGAACCATTCGCACGATTGATAACGCGGCGCTCCAGGACGTCTCATACACTTACGACTGTCGAGGCAAAGTCGTACAGACAAAAGACACGGCCAAGATTGTTGTCAATGACTCCGATTCGACGCAAGAATACCACTACGATTGCCTCGGTCGGCTTGTACAAGCCACCGGCCGAATCCAAGTCGACTCGCAGTCAAAACATCTTACGTCATACAGCTTCAACGACGATAAGCTTGCTGGTGACTCAAAGACAATTCGCTACACGGAGACGTATGCCTACGACAAGGCAGGAAACATGCTCACCATGTCCAATACCCCCAATACTGCCGGGTACACTGGCTGGACGAGGACATACACATATGCAGAGCAGAGTTGTATCACGGCATGGGAGACAAGTAACAGGCTTACCCGCACCGAGGTGGGCAAAGTGACTGAGGAGTATAAATATGAGGGCGATGCGGGACGGCAAGGCTGTATGACGTATATACCGGGATACAGCCATCTCTCCTGGAATGACGACGATCGTCTGCATTCCTTTTCGACGCAGAACGTTGGTGCGGATAGTGGAAACATACCTGAGATGGCGTG CCgcgcaaggacaaggataTTCAATATCTGCCCATGGGGGACATCTGCCGATCCCATGAGCGTAGCTGACGGATTGAATCTCTTCGCCTATGTCAGGAATGATCCTATCAACTTTGACGATCCGGGCGGCACCATCAAGAATCGCAAATACAACAGATCACTCTCTGAGTCATCAAGCCACGAACAGGCAGCGGGGAGCAGCGGCACATTCTCCAGTCTCCGTGACATACCCGCCGCGGTAGCACGCAGACTTGGGTCCAGCCTCTTTGATGCTgatcctcctcctcccgtCGCCTCAGGCTTCACCAGACTGTGGCGCGCTACGGATCGGGCGAGAGGTATTGTATTTGTACGCTTCGGTGACGTATCCGCCGTGCGCACGACGGCGATTGGCAACTTTAATCGTCCTGATGAGGCGGCTGCGTACTGGGGCCCTGACGAGAGGCTCGCACGAGACATAAAACAAAATAGCCGCCAGGACCAAATCCAATCCACAATGGCGGAACATAAACTCGACGACCGGAGAAATTCTTGA
- the yenB gene encoding Toxin subunit YenB: protein MRRGHAHFLVPYQTNDGKWSTGASRRSSSEKFNIKVDTQTGGATCTIPILTSFRRSSDVDPVPSLEYSSGAAGSSGVFGMGCRLISRKTSRGVPTYDDDADADVFVHSALGDLVPSDKSTDSLIATGSFAKQYGGHGNHIVYTHNPEDNACESGVFDGTHSSLSQRYLKSIQYGNATPSRSIDNWNVVTRPSDWLFEVAFDFGEHNDERPTTKPESAWNRRHDPFSTYNSGFEIRTYHRCSRVLIFHHFPSELGRQDCLVSSRCFDYETNERSGSSFLASSVQKGHSPKGDNDYWTLAMPPVELRYTKGPTDLTDLPVEEMDLRMSGLDTSMAQWVDLDGEGAPGIFTKSKGGGWCYQRNVAGADGPPEVGEPRPASTLPGITQSVVEDWCFEDVRGIGVLDVVVMAENGGLRGFYEHDEDDRWLNYMPFESQPNLDNPEDYRSADLSGTGTADLLSMAPMAGGSLVWHSSLGSDGFGPAQAAIGAPVLSLGDPTSLNQLCDMTGDGLADMVEIRNGNVSYWPNTGHGTFGCRIIMGHAPLMAAGDLFSPQRVRLADITGSGITDLLYVRPKGGAVAYYNRWGND from the exons TCGGTCGAGCTCGGAGAAATTCAACATCAAAGTCGATACTCAGACCGGCGGTGCGACTTGTACAATCCCCATCCTGACTTCTTTCAGGCGTTCCTCCGATGTCGATCCCGTTCCTAGCCTGGAGTACAGCTCCGGGGCCGCTGGGTCGAGTGGCGTGTTTGGTATGGGATGTCGTCTCATCTCACGCAAGACGTCCAGGGGCGTCCCGACCtacgatgatgatgctgatgcggATGTGTTTGTGCATTCCGCCCTAGGAGACTTGGTTCCCTCGGATAAGTCCACGGACTCTCTGATAGCGACCGGATCTTTTGCCAAACAG TATGGCGGTCACGGGAATCATATTGTATACACGCACAACCCCGAAGACAACGCGTGCGAGTCCGGGGTATTTGATGGTACCCATTCGTCCTTATCGCAGCGGTACCTCAAGAGTATTCAGTACGGGAACGCTACTCCTAGCCGCAGTATCGATAACTGGAACGTTGTGACGAGGCCTTCGGATTGGCTGTTCGAGGTGGCCTTTGACTTCGGCGAGCACAATGACGAACGACCTACCACCAAGCCGGAGAGCGCGTGGAACCGTCGCCATGACCCGTTCTCGACCTACAACAGCGGCTTTGAGATACGGACATACCACCGTTGCAGTCGCGTTCTGATATTTCACCACTTCCCATCCGAGCTTGGTAGGCAGGACTGCCTCGTCTCATCGAGATGCTTCGATTACGAGACAAACGAGCGTTCGGGCTCCAGCTTCCTTGCTTCCTCCGTTCAAAAGGGCCACAGTCCCAAGGGAGACAATGACTACTGGACCCTTGCTATGCCGCCAGTTGAACTTAGGTATACCAAGGGGCCCACCGACCTTACAGATTTACCAGTCGAGGAGATGGATTTGCGCATGTCGGGGCTGGATACCTCCATGGCGCAATGGGTTGACCTGGACGGCGAAGGTGCGCCGGGCATATTCACCAAGTCCAAGGGTGGAGGGTGGTGCTACCAGCGTAACGTCGCGGGCGCGGATGGCCCCCCAGAAGTTGGCGAACCGCGCCCAGCGAGTACGTTGCCAGGCATAACCCAGTCTGTCGTCGAGGACTGGTGTTTTGAAGATGTTCGTGGAATAGGAGTGCTAGACGTCGTGGTCATGGCCGAGAATGGCGGCCTGCGTGGATTTTACGAACACGATGAAGACGATAGATGGCTGAATTATATGCCCTTCGAGTCGCAACCAAACCTCGACAACCCAGAGGATTACCGCTCTGCCGATTTGAGCGGCACTGGCACTGCCGATTTGCTCTCCATGGCACCTATGGCTGGTGGTTCCCTTGTATGGCATTCATCTTTAGGCTCTGATGGCTTCGGTCCGGCGCAGGCGGCTATTGGGGCCCCGGTACTGTCTCTAGGAGATCCTACATCGCTGAATCAGCTCTGCGATATGACAGGTGATGGTCTAGCTGACATGGTCGAGATTCGCAACGGAAACGTGAGTTACTGGCCCAACACAGGCCATGGAACTTTCGGATGCAGGATCATCATGGGTCATGCTCCCTTGATGGCAGCTGGTGACCTCTTCTCGCCGCAGCGAGTCCGACTTGCCGATATAACGGGGTCTGGGATAACCGACCTGCTTTATGTGCGCCCCAAGGGCGGTGCTGTGGCCTATTATAACCGCTGGGGAAACGACTAG